The following proteins are co-located in the Silene latifolia isolate original U9 population chromosome 1, ASM4854445v1, whole genome shotgun sequence genome:
- the LOC141651012 gene encoding protein DETOXIFICATION 30-like yields the protein MMKETLKESKKLWYLAGPSFFTSVCQYSLGAITQTFAGQLSTLDLATVSVENTLIAGFCFGILLGMGSALETLCGQAFGAGKQHMLGIYMQRSWVILNTTSVILTILYIFATPLLKFIGQTSEISEAAGKFALLMIPQLFAYAMNFPTAKFLQAQSKVMVMAVIAAIALVLHTLFSWLVIVKLQWGLVGAVVVLNGSWWFIVLAQLGYVFSGRCKGAWTGFSIKAFENLWGFVRLSLSSAVMLCLEVWYYVALVLFAGYLKNAKISVDALSICINLLGWTVMVAIGFNAAVSVRVSNELGAARPKAAKFSVVVAAATSFMIGLLLSLALVTLRPKYPSVFSSSKEVQQLVYNLTPLLALTIAIDSIQPVLSGVAIGAGWQGLVAYVNIGCYYLFGLPLGLVLGYKLHLGVKGIWYGLMAGTTIQTLVLFLMTYRTNWNKEASMAEDRLKQWGGPRDANDVKENELGANSNQIFSHSHIQITDRQPIV from the exons atgatgaaagaaaCGTTGAAGGAATCGAAGAAATTATGGTATTTGGCGGGACCATCATTTTTTACGTCGGTGTGTCAATACTCTCTTGGAGCCATAACTCAGACCTTCGCTGGCCAACTTAGTACTCTCGACCTCGCTACTGTCTCCGTCGAGAATACTCTCATCGCCGGCTTTTGCTTTGGTATCTTG TTAGGGATGGGAAGTGCACTGGAGACACTATGTGGACAAGCATTTGGAGCAGGAAAACAACACATGCTTGGAATTTACATGCAAAGATCATGGGTGATCCTTAACACAACCAGTGTAATCCTAACTATTCTCTACATATTTGCCACCCCTCTTCTCAAATTTATTGGACAAACCTCCGAAATCTCAGAGGCAGCAGGGAAATTCGCGCTTCTCATGATCCCTCAGTTATTTGCTTATGCCATGAACTTCCCTACAGCCAAGTTCTTGCAGGCTCAAAGCAAGGTAATGGTAATGGCTGTGATTGCTGCGATCGCGTTAGTGCTCCACACGCTTTTTAGTTGGTTGGTGATAGTGAAGCTCCAGTGGGGACTAGTGGGGGCCGTAGTGGTGTTAAATGGTTCCTGGTGGTTTATTGTGCTGGCGCAGCTCGGTTATGTGTTTAGTGGCCGGTGTAAGGGGGCTTGGACCGGGTTCTCTATTAAGGCCTTTGAAAATCTATGGGGATTTGTTAGGCTGTCCTTGTCTTCAGCTGTCATGCTTTG CTTAGAGGTGTGGTACTATGTGGCCCTGGTTCTATTTGCTGGGTATCTAAAGAATGCTAAGATATCAGTGGATGCCTTGTCAATATG TATAAACTTACTGGGATGGACAGTAATGGTAGCAATTGGATTCAATGCTGCAGTAAG TGTTCGAGTATCAAATGAACTCGGAGCAGCACGACCAAAAGCAGCAAAATTTTCTGTTGTGGTTGCTGCAGCAACTTCATTCATGATTGGCTTGCTCCTCTCGCTTGCCCTCGTCACACTCCGACCCAAATACCCATCAGTTTTTAGCAGCAGTAAGGAAGTCCAACAACTTGTATATAACCTCACTCCACTTCTTGCTCTGACGATTGCTATTGACAGTATCCAGCCCGTTCTTTCAG GGGTGGCAATAGGAGCAGGGTGGCAGGGATTAGTGGCGTACGTGAATATTGGTTGTTATTATCTATTCGGCCTGCCTCTAGGACTCGTCTTGGGTTACAAGCTCCATTTGGGTGTTAAG GGGATTTGGTACGGATTAATGGCTGGGACAACAATTCAAACCCTAGTCCTGTTCTTGATGACCTACAGAACCAACTGGAATAAAGAG GCATCAATGGCCGAAGACCGGCTAAAACAATGGGGAGGACCCAGAGATGCAAATGATGTCAAGGAGAATGAGTTAGGGGCCAATAGTAACCAAATCTTCTCACATTCTCATATTCAAATCACTGATAGACAGCCTATAGTTTGA
- the LOC141637545 gene encoding uncharacterized protein LOC141637545 → MPGDEGKGSKTKLIPTTSPLYLHQSDSTSLMLTQIVFNGDNYDLWAPAVRNGLNAKNKLSFIEGKVKKPTVDDEEDVESVAWRQCNAMLKAWLRNGRLIVLEYYTKLKTIWDELANYSKNTRCTCGAATEIAKEREEEKVHQFLMGLDNNLYGHIRSNLLMEDPIATLPRAYALVLREERHSNMTKGKEENNEAVMAAIEHIARDEAEEKS, encoded by the exons ATGCCAGGAGATGAAGGCAAAGGCTCGAAAACAAAACTCATACCAACGACTTCTCCCCTTTATCTTCACCAATCGGATAGCACTAGTCTTATGTTAACACAAATCGTCTTTAATGGCGATAACTATGATTTGTGGGCACCAGCCGTCAGAAATGGCTTGAATGCTAAAAACAAATTGAGTTTTATTGAAGGAAAGGTCAAGAAGCCGACTGTGGATGACGAAGAAGATGTCGAATCCGTAGCATGGAGACAATGCAACGCCATGTTGAAAGCATGGTTGCGGAAT GGGAGATTAATCGTGCTTGAGTATTACACAAAATTGAAGACCATCTGGGATGAGCTTGCAAATTACAGCAAGAACACGAGATGCACCTGTGGAGCAGCAACCGAGATTGCCAAAGAGCGGGAAGAAGAAAAGGTCCATCAATTTTTGATGGGACTCGACAATAATCTATACGGACATATCCGTAGTAACTTGTTGATGGAAGACCCCATCGCTACTCTACCACGGGCATATGCCTTGGTATTGCGTGAAGAAAGGCATTCGAATATGACGAAAGGAAAAGAAGAAAACAATGAAGCTGTCATGGCTGCTATAGAACATATAGCGCGGGACGAGGCAGAGGAAAAATCATAA